A stretch of Shinella zoogloeoides DNA encodes these proteins:
- a CDS encoding GNAT family N-acetyltransferase has product MHNTVIKLDPHAVERPPMLTIRAARPGDLQQMLDMIALHAECHGDTAKISAADLDRDLFGASPWVTALVAEAGGRLIGYALLVPLYRAMEGLRGMELHQIFVRDGHRGHGIGRHLVSRAREHARIAGCGYLSVSAATGNFGAHRFYEQMNFRAGPVTGMRYVQALG; this is encoded by the coding sequence ATGCACAACACCGTCATCAAGCTCGATCCCCACGCCGTCGAACGCCCGCCGATGCTGACCATCCGCGCCGCGCGCCCGGGCGATCTCCAGCAAATGCTCGACATGATCGCGCTGCATGCCGAATGCCACGGCGACACAGCGAAGATATCCGCCGCCGATCTCGACCGCGACCTCTTCGGCGCCAGCCCCTGGGTCACCGCGCTCGTTGCGGAAGCCGGCGGTCGACTGATCGGCTACGCGCTGCTCGTTCCCCTCTACCGCGCGATGGAAGGCCTGCGCGGCATGGAGCTGCACCAGATCTTCGTGCGTGACGGCCATCGCGGCCACGGCATCGGCCGCCATCTCGTCTCCCGCGCCCGCGAGCATGCACGCATCGCCGGCTGCGGCTACCTCTCCGTCAGCGCGGCGACCGGCAATTTCGGCGCGCACCGTTTCTACGAGCAGATGAATTTCCGCGCCGGACCGGTGACGGGCATGCGCTATGTGCAGGCGCTCGGCTGA